A segment of the Salvelinus sp. IW2-2015 linkage group LG23, ASM291031v2, whole genome shotgun sequence genome:
GCTCATTATCAGATTTTAAACTTGCAGTAGACAAAGAAAATGTAAattagctaagaaagtaatgtCATATTAAGGGATGTGACAAATATATAGATATTATTCCGTACAGCAGTTCACTTAAATGAGCAGGCCAATGTTGGCATTGTTGAGTGGGCGTCTTCCAATGAACAGGGCGCCATAACCTTCAAAATAGAAACTAATTTTCcaagtaaacagagagagagagagagagagagagagagagagacagaaagagatagcGAGGGGCTTTTAACAGGAGCCACAGGAATAAAAGGCAGTGAGATCTCAGCGAGTGGTGTGGAACGTCTGGAAAGAGTCAGTGCTGGGTTGGTCACCATGGGTGGTGTAACGGGACCAGTTTTCCTGTGGCTGCAAGTTGTGTTGGGGGTAACTCTCCACAGAGCCCGTCGGACTTTACTGCAGGCTGCCATCCTCTTCTGCGTTTTAGCGCTGCTGGTCTGGGTGGCCGTCTTCCTCTATGGTAGCTTCTACTACTCCTATATGCCCACCGTCAGCTTCTCTACACCAGTGCACTACCACTACAGGTACTGGGAGACATCATGGAAAGTTTGTTTGGTGCCTTTTTTTCTTCAAATTGAAGTAAAATCCAGTCTTTCTACTCCTTTCAAATAATTGCTTTTGCATTTGCATTTAGCTACACTTAACAAAATGCTCTATGCTGTTGCACAAGATTTTTATTTTGTGCTGTTAGTACCATGTCAAGGTAAAAAGCATAGGCCCATAACGTCACACCTTTTTTCCTGGCCGCTGTTTGTTCTAGTTCCGACTGTGATGCTACCAATTCAGTCCTCTGCTCTTTCCCTGTGGCTAACATCTCACTGCTGAAGAATGGCAAAGACCAGGTATGCTCTTCACACATAACCATCGTTTCCCTCACCCCGTCTATCCTGAGGTAGATGCTAATATAATTACAATATGCTAAGAAATGATCGCTGTAGTCAGGTATGCTCATTGTCTCTCACAGTATTCTATCCCTCATTGTCTTTCCTAGGTTATGATCTATGGTCAGCCATATCGAATCTCTTTAGAGCTGGAAATGCCTGAGTCGCTTGTCAACAAACAGCTTGGCATGTTCATGATTAAGATGTCTTGCTACACCAACGATGACCAGACAGTTGCAGCTGTGGTGCGCTCTGTGAGTGCTAAAGTGCCAAGTTTATTCTGTTTTGTCTCCCTACCAAACCCCACTATTGAGCCTCTCCAAGCATTTCAGAGCTAGTTTGTTCTTAGTGGAACATAACGTGTCCGTTCCTTCCGTTTCCTCCCACATAAAATATCCTCTCACACTTCACAATGTGATGTATTTGATTATTGTGGGGCCCTCTGACAGTGACTGTTTTCTTTTCTCCAACAGGCTATGCTGCACTACCGCTCTGGTCTTCTGCAGACCTTGaatactctactgttctctcctctcctgctgactGGGATGACGGAGCAGAAGCAGCTCGTTGAGGTTGAGCTCTTCTCAGACTACAAGGCCAATTCTGTAAGTGCTGTTTGTGGTTGCCTGTGCATGTCAAATCTGTTTTCCTCTCCCACAGAGCTTGCACTTAGTTCACTGTGCCCTCTTACTGAATCAGATCATCATGATCTTGTGATTACCATTTGCAAGTTatctgtatatttatttttttagtgggggtggtagatcagctttaatattgcagatagattgtggctctATCAATGTAATGCTCTGCatcatctatatttttttgtaaatatataaaatgtatattttttcctttattattttcccctaacccttccACCCCTTCCCCAATTGGAGttaactaatggacaacaacacttaggcttctacttccagcttatacatactatattcattttacggacacagtgtattttacaatagttctctttGGTCCCATCACCATCCAGTTTAGATTTctatttgtcacaccctgatcagttccACCTgacctcgttattgtctccacccccaccaggtgtcacttgttttccccagtgtatttatccctgtgtttcctgtttctctgtgccaggttgtcttgtatgtttctaagtcaaccagcggttttcccgttcgcctgctttttgcattctcctttttctggtCTTCCTGGTTTTAactcttgcctgtttctggactttgtacccgcctgcctgaccattctgcctgccttgaccatgagcctgtctaccactctgtacctcctggactccgATCTGGTTTTTACCTTTGGTCGTGGACAGACAAattcttttgcctacccctttggatgaataaacattgtaagactccaaccatctgcctcctgtgtctgcatttgggtcttgccttgtgccgtGATCCTATttgtcatatgtttttcaactgtgctgtttcacacaagttctgaacctatatacactgtgtccgtaaaatgtattttacattagtgatcttgttatttttagttccacccttcatctccactcaacccatttcatttttatttgatgAAATTCGATTTTACTTGTGTGaaaccctccctgaccaagcatacttccctTTCAGCAGCTTTCGCTGTTCATGTGCTTTCAATTAAACAGTACTTGGACAGACCTCATTTATTAAGGAGTCCAGACAAATACAACCTGTCGGAAATAAAATGTCCTCTCAAAGTAAGAATGAGTTTCCCATTTTATTAGACTTTTAATTGTCTTGCAAGCCAGACCACTTGGTCTTGCATTTGTTCAGTGCTGCAAGACTGGCCAACTCAGACTAGTCTTTTTAGGTAATAAGGTcaaaatatttttctctctcttattattgatctctgcttctctctacctGTACATTTCTCTCGCTACAGTATCAACCCACTGTTGGCGCTGTCATTGAGATTCAGTCTCGGCGGGTGCAGGTCTATTCAGCTCAGCTCAGGATCCATGCTTTCTTCACTGGCATCAGGTAAGGTATTCCAATGTATTCCaatagtatataaaaaaaatctgtttcaaaTCCAGATTATTTGAGGCCAATAAGTCAAATACATGGAATGTCATTGATGTTCTTACCTACTGTTGTATCttccttttttgtttttctcctATTCCCCATCCTCTTCTATTCCTATATCTGAACCCTTTGTCTTAATAGATACCTCCTGTACAATTTCCCGGTGATGTCTGCAGTGATAGGTGTGGCCAGCAACTTTGCCTTCCTCAGTGTCATTGTGCTCTTTGGATACCTGCAGTTTATATGGGGGGGACTTTGGCCTCCCGAGCAGGTCAGGGTAAGATTCGGTCTCATTTTCTCTGTAATAGAACGTTCCCCATCTATGCAGTACATCTATATATCTTACATTAAAATATAACTGCTGTGAGGTGATCCTCAGTACATcaactttgttttgtttttcttgtcCGTAGGTTATGATGGGAGACACGACTCGCATGcagtggagaagagaagaggctcGGAAGCGCATGTCCTTCTCACAAAGTGAGTGAGTTCTACTCTGCAACAGGCATCACGCGCATTGTGTAAAACAAACATAACATGGTTCATCTGAATGTGTTTTAGCTAAAATTCCTCAGAAAGACAATGATCATGTTGCTGAGCAGTTGGAAGAACCTAGACAAGAAGCATCAGTAATACAGAAAGGTGAGGGTGTGAATGTGTGAATAAAAGTGTATACACAAGAATATATTAAacctacaatatgtaacttttttggcaACCCGACCAAATTTACATAGAATTGTGAGTTATAGATTtgtaattctcattgaaagcaagtctaagaagcgatagatctgttctgtgcgcagtggtgattttaaaatgtaaatcttggtggggaaaactcccccccccccaaatatgtggatgcatgccagaaaagccacTGCATAACATTAGcaacattaattgcactataagggtgacaaacggtgcccacaaactgttagggcctacataaagctgtcccaacagcagagctttcYtttcagcaccatggagtgaatccttaacaccgctacacctggctatcagtggagccttgtctggcagtgacacagataattcagcctcatttactgcctttttaaaaagcatagctgatatggctgacttgcttaaacaaatgtgctcTACTGAcatttgagatgtacaaactatggcataagggaacgatgcgCGGATAAGAgacaatccgtaatttcaattaagcaAGCTAAGAATAacttagtcaatataactatttgttcagcattttttaaatgtacagcgacagaattcagaaMatgggc
Coding sequences within it:
- the LOC111950234 gene encoding seipin-like, with protein sequence MGGVTGPVFLWLQVVLGVTLHRARRTLLQAAILFCVLALLVWVAVFLYGSFYYSYMPTVSFSTPVHYHYSSDCDATNSVLCSFPVANISLLKNGKDQVMIYGQPYRISLELEMPESLVNKQLGMFMIKMSCYTNDDQTVAAVVRSAMLHYRSGLLQTLNTLLFSPLLLTGMTEQKQLVEVELFSDYKANSYQPTVGAVIEIQSRRVQVYSAQLRIHAFFTGIRYLLYNFPVMSAVIGVASNFAFLSVIVLFGYLQFIWGGLWPPEQVRVMMGDTTRMQWRREEARKRMSFSQTKIPQKDNDHVAEQLEEPRQEASVIQKGR